In Rheinheimera sp. MM224, one DNA window encodes the following:
- a CDS encoding ribonuclease J codes for MDLIPGRADLWFLPLGGTGEIGMNLNLYGHAGLWLMVDCGVTFNSPLQPNSLSKADVVAADPAFIARQPENLAGIIITHAHEDHIGALPALWPRFKCPVYATAFTAEILRRKLAEVGLLDKVPIIEVKTGDTKHIGPFAVQFLAITHSIPEPHCLMIRTEAGSVFHTADWKIDATPMTGKAFKPRVFQRLAQENVTAMVCDSTNALREGFSVSENDCYQALLQVISQAQGRVVVSGFSSNVGRLIALGRVANKTGRYMALLGRSLQNMVGAARATGHWPEDLHLIDANDLGYLPKAEVLVVATGSQGEPKATLSRLAADMQRELSLESGDLVIFSSIIIPGNEAFIEKLVQQFQQRDIQTLQSHDTDLPIHVSGHPCRGELELLYSWVKPQIAVPVHGEAAHIEANAQVAHQAGVPIQLTGLNGDLYVLAPEPRIYKQVVKTGRIALLRS; via the coding sequence GTGGATTTAATACCGGGCCGCGCTGATTTGTGGTTTTTACCTTTGGGTGGCACAGGCGAAATTGGCATGAACCTGAATTTATATGGTCATGCCGGTTTATGGCTGATGGTGGATTGTGGTGTGACTTTTAATAGTCCATTGCAGCCCAATAGTTTAAGCAAAGCCGATGTAGTGGCTGCCGATCCGGCTTTTATTGCCAGACAGCCGGAGAATCTGGCTGGCATCATTATTACCCATGCCCACGAAGATCATATAGGTGCTTTGCCAGCACTTTGGCCTCGTTTTAAATGCCCTGTTTATGCCACAGCTTTTACTGCTGAAATTCTGCGTCGTAAGCTCGCCGAAGTTGGGCTTTTAGATAAAGTACCTATCATTGAAGTCAAAACCGGTGACACTAAACATATAGGCCCTTTTGCGGTACAGTTTCTGGCTATCACCCATTCCATTCCTGAACCGCATTGCCTGATGATCCGCACTGAAGCTGGTTCTGTGTTTCATACCGCTGACTGGAAAATAGATGCAACACCTATGACAGGGAAAGCTTTTAAACCTCGTGTGTTTCAGCGTTTAGCTCAGGAAAATGTCACAGCTATGGTCTGTGATTCGACTAATGCGTTGCGGGAAGGCTTTTCAGTGTCGGAAAACGACTGTTACCAGGCTTTGTTGCAGGTGATAAGCCAGGCGCAGGGCCGGGTGGTGGTCAGTGGTTTTAGCAGCAATGTCGGGCGTTTAATAGCGCTTGGTCGGGTGGCGAATAAAACAGGCCGCTATATGGCGCTACTCGGCCGCTCTTTACAAAATATGGTGGGTGCTGCACGGGCTACAGGGCACTGGCCAGAGGATCTTCATCTGATTGACGCCAATGATTTAGGCTATTTACCCAAAGCCGAAGTATTAGTGGTCGCGACCGGCAGTCAGGGCGAACCTAAAGCCACTTTAAGTCGGTTAGCCGCTGATATGCAGCGTGAGCTGTCGCTGGAAAGTGGTGATTTAGTGATCTTTAGCTCCATTATTATTCCGGGCAATGAAGCTTTTATCGAAAAGCTGGTGCAACAATTTCAGCAACGTGACATTCAAACCTTACAAAGCCACGACACAGACTTACCCATTCACGTTTCAGGGCATCCATGCCGCGGTGAGCTGGAATTATTGTACAGCTGGGTCAAACCGCAAATCGCTGTGCCAGTGCATGGCGAAGCGGCGCATATTGAAGCTAATGCTCAAGTCGCACATCAAGCCGGAGTGCCGATTCAGCTGACAGGCTTAAATGGCGATTTGTATGTGCTCGCACCTGAACCTCGTATTTATAAACAAGTGGTTAAAACTGGCCGCATTGCCTTATTAAGGTCCTGA
- the yghU gene encoding glutathione-dependent disulfide-bond oxidoreductase produces the protein MSNTYTPPKVWTWEQPNGGAFASVNRPVSGATHDKTLPVGEHDLQLYSMATPNGVKVTLMLEELLEAGHQAADYDAWLISIRDGDQFGSGFVAVNPNSKIPALFDRSTGIRVFESGSILLYLAEKFGAFLPKEVAKRTEVMNWLFWQMGSAPFVGGGFGHFYAYAPEKYEYPINRYAMEAKRQLDVLDQQLAKHQFVAGDEYSIADMAIWSWYGGLALGRLYNAAEFLDVQSYKHLQRWAKQIDARPAAKRAVKVNRNWGEAHEQLPERHSAADFDSIPKA, from the coding sequence ATGAGCAACACTTATACCCCACCAAAAGTCTGGACATGGGAGCAGCCAAATGGTGGCGCTTTTGCCAGTGTGAACAGACCCGTCTCTGGCGCCACCCATGACAAAACCTTGCCTGTTGGCGAACACGATTTACAGCTGTATTCAATGGCCACTCCCAACGGTGTCAAAGTGACTTTAATGTTGGAGGAGTTACTGGAGGCTGGCCATCAAGCTGCTGATTACGACGCCTGGTTGATCAGTATTCGTGATGGCGACCAGTTCGGCAGTGGTTTTGTTGCAGTGAACCCGAACAGTAAAATTCCGGCTTTATTTGATCGTAGCACTGGCATCAGGGTGTTTGAGTCGGGTTCCATTTTGCTTTATCTGGCTGAAAAGTTTGGTGCGTTTCTACCAAAAGAGGTAGCCAAACGTACTGAAGTGATGAACTGGTTATTCTGGCAAATGGGCAGCGCACCTTTTGTCGGTGGTGGCTTTGGTCATTTTTATGCCTATGCTCCGGAAAAATACGAATACCCAATCAATCGTTATGCGATGGAAGCAAAACGTCAGTTGGATGTGTTGGATCAACAACTGGCTAAACATCAATTTGTCGCAGGCGATGAATACAGCATTGCCGACATGGCGATTTGGTCCTGGTACGGCGGTTTAGCTTTAGGCCGGTTGTACAATGCAGCTGAGTTTCTGGATGTGCAAAGTTATAAACACCTGCAGCGCTGGGCCAAACAAATTGATGCACGCCCTGCAGCAAAACGCGCGGTGAAGGTGAATCGCAACTGGGGTGAAGCCCACGAGCAGCTGCCGGAACGTCATAGCGCAGCGGATTTTGATTCTATCCCTAAAGCTTAA
- a CDS encoding GNAT family N-acetyltransferase, with translation MQLQWLDSISKVKAADWNALFPADYPFSRYEFLQALELGGSVGSSSGRETGWLVRHFVVWQEDKLIAAVPAYIKLHSYGEYLFDWSFAEAYQNYGLEYYPKLLLAIPFTPAEGPRLGLAAGVDKAQVLQWLQQGVGQLNLALPLSHLQCLYASPDDQQAFREAGFIERFDVQFLWSNQNFQHFDDFLAVLTARKRKQMRKERSAVAEQGVVLKTLSGADLDLAFWQQFYGFYCDTYQKRSRHNGYLTADTFWRWGQTMANQIVIFAAFVNDQMVAASLCFQSDTSLYGRYWGCKQDFSFLHFECCYYSGIEYCIKQGLQFFDAGAQGEHKLQRGFAPVLRHGFYRFTEKAEHKAINEAIARYCQQEQRALVLYQQEAQDSLPFANRTDIKL, from the coding sequence ATGCAGCTGCAGTGGCTTGATTCCATTAGTAAAGTCAAAGCAGCGGACTGGAATGCTTTATTCCCGGCTGACTATCCTTTTAGCCGTTATGAGTTTTTACAGGCGCTGGAGCTGGGTGGCAGTGTTGGTAGCAGTTCAGGCAGAGAAACCGGCTGGCTGGTGCGGCACTTTGTCGTTTGGCAAGAGGATAAACTGATTGCCGCTGTGCCTGCTTATATCAAATTGCATTCCTATGGCGAATACCTGTTTGACTGGTCTTTTGCCGAAGCTTATCAAAACTATGGCCTGGAGTATTATCCTAAGTTATTGCTGGCTATCCCTTTTACTCCGGCTGAAGGGCCACGTTTGGGGCTAGCTGCCGGTGTGGATAAAGCACAAGTGTTGCAATGGCTGCAGCAGGGTGTCGGTCAACTGAACCTGGCGTTGCCATTAAGCCATCTGCAATGCTTGTATGCCTCACCTGACGATCAGCAGGCTTTTCGTGAAGCAGGTTTTATCGAACGTTTTGATGTGCAATTTTTATGGTCCAATCAGAACTTTCAACACTTTGACGATTTTCTGGCAGTGCTTACTGCACGCAAACGTAAACAAATGCGTAAGGAAAGATCTGCGGTAGCAGAGCAGGGGGTTGTGCTAAAAACCTTAAGCGGCGCCGATTTGGATTTAGCATTCTGGCAGCAGTTTTATGGATTTTACTGCGACACCTACCAAAAGCGTTCCCGCCATAATGGCTATTTAACTGCGGACACCTTCTGGCGTTGGGGTCAGACTATGGCAAATCAAATAGTTATATTTGCTGCTTTTGTCAATGACCAGATGGTGGCAGCTTCTTTGTGTTTCCAGTCAGATACCAGCTTGTATGGCCGCTATTGGGGCTGCAAACAGGACTTTAGCTTCCTGCATTTTGAATGCTGTTATTACAGCGGTATAGAGTATTGCATCAAACAGGGACTGCAATTTTTTGATGCCGGAGCTCAGGGCGAACATAAGCTGCAACGTGGTTTTGCACCAGTACTGCGGCATGGTTTTTATCGATTTACTGAAAAAGCAGAGCATAAAGCGATCAACGAAGCTATAGCCCGTTACTGCCAGCAGGAGCAACGGGCTTTAGTGTTGTATCAGCAGGAAGCACAAGACAGCCTGCCTTTTGCCAACCGGACCGATATTAAGCTTTAG
- a CDS encoding glycine zipper 2TM domain-containing protein: protein MKNFTLFLSSLTLAVLSLAPLTGCSSPRQNVQQSVEPAEQIGSVRSIEIIALDNRNSGGGAVLGAVLGGVIGNQFGSGSGRSIATGVGVVGGAMAGNQVEKNNKTAEEIYRVTVDFDNGRTQIFDYQQIGDLRRGDRVRVAGSQIYQL from the coding sequence ATGAAAAACTTCACACTTTTTTTGTCTTCTTTAACTCTGGCTGTGTTGAGCCTTGCCCCTTTGACTGGCTGTAGCTCCCCTCGTCAGAATGTACAACAAAGCGTTGAACCTGCAGAGCAAATTGGCAGCGTCCGATCCATTGAAATTATTGCGTTGGACAACCGCAATTCAGGTGGGGGAGCTGTGCTGGGTGCTGTATTAGGTGGTGTTATTGGCAATCAATTTGGCAGTGGTTCAGGCCGAAGCATAGCAACAGGAGTTGGAGTGGTCGGTGGTGCTATGGCTGGTAATCAGGTTGAGAAAAACAATAAAACGGCAGAGGAAATTTATCGTGTGACTGTGGATTTTGACAACGGCCGCACTCAAATCTTTGATTATCAGCAGATTGGCGATTTACGCCGTGGTGACAGAGTACGGGTTGCAGGTTCACAAATCTATCAGCTGTAA
- a CDS encoding DUF962 domain-containing protein, producing the protein MKTLSEHLIQYAHYHRDQRNIYTHFAGIPLIVIALFSLLSFEIVAGITATHLLLVGSLLFYFRLSLSMGLVMLVFSLSCYALALQLVALNSTTAWLGSSVAVFVLGWALQFIGHYFEGKKPAFVDDLVGLLIGPLFVMAELLFLLGFTKSLQQQIDQSAGPVH; encoded by the coding sequence ATGAAAACCTTATCAGAACATTTAATTCAGTATGCCCATTACCACCGAGACCAACGTAATATTTACACCCACTTTGCTGGTATCCCGCTGATTGTGATTGCCTTGTTTAGCTTATTGTCGTTTGAGATAGTCGCTGGTATCACAGCCACTCATCTGTTGCTGGTTGGCTCTTTGCTATTTTATTTCCGTTTAAGTTTGAGTATGGGGCTGGTGATGCTGGTGTTTAGCCTGAGCTGTTATGCTCTGGCGCTGCAACTGGTTGCACTGAACAGCACCACAGCCTGGTTAGGTAGCTCTGTTGCAGTATTTGTGTTGGGTTGGGCGCTGCAGTTTATCGGGCACTATTTTGAAGGTAAAAAGCCAGCTTTTGTCGATGATCTGGTGGGGTTATTGATAGGACCTTTGTTTGTGATGGCAGAGCTGTTGTTTTTGCTGGGGTTTACCAAATCACTGCAACAGCAAATTGATCAAAGCGCCGGACCTGTGCATTAA
- a CDS encoding protein kinase, with translation MFSLETLAQTTAPLSRINLSAGLSEFPAELYRFADSLEVLDLSGNQLSDLPADLHRFQKLKRLFLTSNKFSHIPAVLSLCPALVMVSFKGNQLTQFAESSLPEQLEWLILTDNQLTQLPNDFGRYTKLRKVAMAGNQLSSLPDSMQQCHDLGLLRLSLNQFESFPDWLFELPKLAWLALGANPACPVPEALDMTAHSLPDYQLLEKLGEGASGVIYQARFAQDNELVALKQFKGWITSDGCPKDEMNNYLNAGEHPNLIAVKAKLTDCDLPGLVMELVPASFSVLGQPPSFDTCTRDTFTQGQNLTLLQLKQLAEQVVNVMAHLHQKQIVHGDLYAHNMLVNEEQQLYLGDFGAATALHSLPQHQQQNFCALEVRAFGYWLLDMQTVLSVDESSEFEQRFAAVVQLCMQQKVSSRPGFRQLQVLLNEL, from the coding sequence ATGTTTAGCCTTGAAACTTTAGCGCAAACTACAGCGCCATTAAGCCGTATCAATCTCTCTGCTGGCCTGAGTGAGTTTCCTGCTGAGTTATACCGTTTTGCTGACAGTCTGGAAGTTCTGGATTTATCCGGTAATCAGTTGTCGGATCTACCTGCTGATTTGCACCGTTTTCAAAAGCTGAAACGGTTGTTTTTAACAAGTAATAAGTTCAGCCATATTCCTGCTGTATTAAGCCTTTGCCCTGCTTTAGTTATGGTAAGTTTTAAAGGCAATCAGTTAACGCAATTTGCTGAAAGTTCTCTGCCGGAACAGCTGGAATGGTTAATTTTGACAGACAATCAGCTTACACAACTACCGAATGACTTCGGTCGTTATACGAAACTGCGTAAAGTAGCGATGGCTGGCAATCAACTATCTTCGTTACCTGATTCAATGCAGCAGTGTCATGATTTGGGTTTATTACGATTGTCGCTGAATCAGTTTGAGTCTTTCCCTGACTGGTTATTTGAGTTGCCAAAATTAGCCTGGCTGGCGCTGGGTGCAAATCCTGCTTGTCCTGTGCCTGAAGCTCTGGATATGACTGCTCATAGTTTGCCTGATTATCAGTTGTTAGAAAAACTAGGGGAAGGCGCTTCCGGTGTTATTTATCAGGCGCGTTTTGCGCAAGATAACGAGCTGGTCGCGTTAAAGCAGTTTAAAGGCTGGATCACCAGTGATGGTTGCCCCAAAGATGAGATGAATAATTACCTGAACGCAGGTGAGCATCCAAATCTAATAGCCGTCAAAGCAAAACTAACAGACTGCGATTTACCTGGTTTAGTGATGGAGCTGGTGCCAGCGTCTTTTTCTGTACTGGGGCAACCCCCTTCTTTTGACACCTGCACCCGAGATACTTTTACCCAAGGCCAAAACCTGACGCTGTTGCAGCTGAAACAGCTGGCTGAGCAGGTAGTCAACGTGATGGCACATTTGCATCAAAAGCAGATAGTTCATGGCGATTTGTATGCCCACAATATGCTGGTGAATGAAGAACAGCAGTTGTATCTGGGCGACTTTGGTGCCGCTACTGCGTTGCATTCTTTGCCGCAACATCAGCAACAGAACTTCTGTGCGCTGGAAGTGCGGGCTTTTGGCTATTGGTTGCTGGATATGCAAACTGTGCTGTCTGTTGATGAGTCGTCGGAATTTGAGCAAAGATTTGCAGCTGTAGTGCAGTTATGTATGCAACAGAAGGTCAGTAGCCGCCCCGGGTTTCGGCAGTTACAGGTTTTGTTAAATGAACTCTGA